A genomic region of Seriola aureovittata isolate HTS-2021-v1 ecotype China chromosome 21, ASM2101889v1, whole genome shotgun sequence contains the following coding sequences:
- the LOC130161948 gene encoding zinc finger protein 273-like, whose translation MEDISEGNCTCLPLPALRLLVSPMRLVSAAVWQTIQQKVVADYGMLEEFVSVVTDIVPELLTTHQRAQLILGLRARLILDLCRFEASADSEIVRQHLDRMQTLIEGWVTEAGATDMEAPHSDFVDLVKNMLSNPENRENFFQKVFPEEFGPTFDEALHSLMWLLLSRLEKFLPLQTFQQVASVLGDVSSVLEECMESVSQCEELRTTLQHQKYLSQQDHNDGSLDGACIISALKLPSVKTTETLKTQAQDKILDQEPSTLSHAKQPDTLAEHQTREMNTDRTNWIPEESGTAAVSRDITRHEENVGLLQSQAEDACRLLKQCCVQLKRLDVPLSLQSRPVRRNRGLKMKQILQREKRAFREEAVAAGRPASRKTKPLRRAPPGLSDNEESSSFREDSYMAPLSICSEDDSWSYYSDEDSCHKSTSSSPSVADSWSNYSGDASSLVTPVSSSDEHDSLSSCSNEDPPFTGPNILSAPSRKLSTSDVKAGTLKNKKMYCFICKENVNTSLRTHMKTHFPTGDYACPRCDSRFKLFTSFKMHLRRTCFEYGKQQVDPEKPDEAKNLYKCNECQEAFRYKISLDRHKLTHNDLYCSVCRKVLRDTAALARHKASHTLFQCTRCEETFTLFMPLLRHCENIHKIGRPFKCNHCPKTLPKLRFLILHEWTHTGHLPFQCALCSCRFKSDADLIYHERVHTKEKPYLCSECGKTFSQNSNLLRHLNLIHGEFRNEKKHSCSQCEKSFKEKGALKKHQRSKHLNELFRHPCPYCGKMVSATTLARHILIHTGQRPFKCTVSECDKYFRSTSEVKKHVLIQHTTERPYKCDVCGKGFIKMCFLNSHAKIHSGEKPFVCHICGKAFLKLYSMQRHKNLVHTFVTH comes from the exons ATGGAAGATATTTCAGAAGGAAACT GTACctgcctccctcttcctgctttGCGCCTCCTGGTCTCACCGATGCGGCTGGTCTCGGCAGCGGTCTGGCAGACCATCCAGCAGAAAGTTGTGGCCGATTATGGGATGCTTGAGGAGTTTGTTTCCGTGGTTACAGACATTGTCCCAGAGCTGCTCACCACCCACCAGAGGGCCCAACTGATCCTGGGCCTCAGAGCACGG CTGATCCTGGACTTGTGTCGGTTCGAAGCTTCTGCTGACTCTGAGATCGTGCGGCAACACCTGGACAGGATGCAGACCCTTATCGAGGGGTGGGTGACAGAG GCTGGTGCTACAGACATGGAGGCGCCACACTCTGACTTTGTGGATCTTGTTAAGAACATGCTGTCAAATCCTGAAAACAGGGAAAACTTCTTTCAG AAAGTTTTCCCTGAAGAGTTTGGTCCCACGTTTGATGAAGCTCTTCACTCCTTGATGTGGCTGCTTCTGTCCAGACTTGAAAAGTTTCTTCCTCTTCAAACATTCCAGCAG GTTGCCTCCGTGTTGGGTGATGTGTCCTCTGTTCTGGAGGAGTGTATGGAGTCTGTGTCGCAGTGTGAGGAGCTCAGAACAACGCTGCAGCATCAAAAATACCTCAGCCAGCAGGATCACAATG ATGGTTCCTTGGACGGTGCCTgcatcatttcagctctaaagcTTCCCTCTGTAAAAACAACTGAGACActaaaaacacaagcacaagaCAAGATCCTGGATCAGGAGCCTTCAACACTGAGTCATGCAAAACAACCTGACACATTAGCAGAGCATCAGACACGTGAGATGAACACTGACAGAACTAATTGGATTCCTGAGGAAAGTGGAACAGCAGCGGTTTCTAGAGATATTACAAGACACGAGGAAAATGTAGGTCTCCTTCAGAGTCAAGCAGAAGACGCATGTCGGCTTCTAAAGCAGTGCTGCGTTCAGCTCAAGAGACTTGACGTGCCGCTGTCTCTGCAGTCTCGACCTGTGAGACGAAACAGAGGCCTGAAGATGAAACAgattctgcagagagagaagagggcaTTTCGTGAAGAGGCTGTTGCCGCCGGCAGACCTGCTTCTAGGAAAACCAAACCGCTCCGCAGGGCTCCCCCAGGGCTGTCTGATAATGAGGAGTCAAGCAGCTTCAGAGAGGACTCGTACATGGCTCCTCTCAGTATCTGCAGTGAAGACGATTCGTGGTCTTACTACTCAGATGAGGACTCTTGCCATAAGTCGACTAGTAGCAGTCCCAGTGTGGCGGATTCGTGGTCCAACTACTCAGGTGATGCTTCTTCCTTGGTGACTCCTGTCAGCAGTTCAGATGAACATGATTCATTGTCTAGCTGCTCAAATGAGGATCCCCCCTTCACAGGTCCCAATATTTTATCAGCTCCAAGCAGAAAGCTGAGCACATCTGATGTCAAAGCCGGCactctaaaaaacaaaaaaatgtactgCTTTATCTGCAAAGAGAATGTGAACACGAGCCTGCGAACTCACATGAAAACCCACTTTCCCACCGGGGACTACGCCTGCCCTCGATGTGACAGCAGGTTTAAACTCTTCACGTCCTTTAAGATGCACCTGCGCAGAACGTGTTTCGAGTACGGAAAGCAGCAGGTGGATCCCGAGAAGCCGGACGAAGCCAAGAACCTTTACAAATGCAACGAATGCCAAGAGGCGTTCAGGTACAAAATTTCACTggacagacacaaactgaccCACAACGACCTGTACTGCAGCGTGTGCAGGAAGGTGTTGCGGGACACGGCGGCGTTGGCGCGGCACAAAGCCTCACACACCCTGTTTCAGTGCACCCGCTGCGAGGAGACCTTCACTCTCTTCATGCCTTTACTCAGACACTGTGAGAACATCCATAAAATCGGCCGACCGTTCAAATGCAACCACTGTCCCAAAACGTTACCCAAGCTCCGCTTCTTAATCCTGCACGAGTGGACGCACACGGGTCACCTGCCCTTCCAGTGCGCgctgtgcagctgcaggttcAAATCCGACGCAGATCTCATTTACCACGAGAGGGTCCACACGAAGGAGAAACCCTACCTGTGTTCAGAGTGCGGCAAGACGTTCTCCCAGAATTCCAACCTGCTGCGGCACCTGAACCTCATCCACGGCGAGTTTCGAAACGAGAAGAAGCATTCGTGCTCTCAGTGTGAGAAATCCTTCAAAGAGAAAGGAGCCCTGAAGAAACACCAAAGGAGCAAACACCTGAACGAGCTCTTCCGCCATCCGTGCCCCTACTGCGGGAAGATGGTCTCCGCGACAACGCTCGCCAGACATATATTAATCCATACCGGACAGAGACCGTTCAAATGCACCGTGTCTGAGTGTGACAAGTACTTCAGGTCGACTTCTGAAGTGAAGAAGCACGTCCTCATACAACATACCACAGAGAGACCGTACAAATGTGATGTCTGTGGGAAGGGcttcataaaaatgtgtttcctcaACTCACACGCTAAAATACACTCAGGAGAAAAACCCTTTGTTTGTCATATCTGCGGAAAGGCTTTCCTCAAACTCTACAgcatgcagagacacaaaaatcTGGTACATACATTTGTGACACACTAA
- the LOC130162871 gene encoding zinc finger protein 135-like encodes MDGGITELPGPSLPLSTLRLLIPPIRLVSAAIWQTVEQKIVSDYGLLEEFVFMVTDIVPQLLSTRQRAELILGLRARLILELCRAEDTADLQIIQPHLDRMQNLRSLWNVEADNAEQEVSDTHFMRLVQNLLRDPEERRNFFQDVFPGDFGPTYDKAIQTLMWLFLSRLEKLIPTQTLQQIASLLSNASSVLSECMETFDQPQELKTLLDTQKDLSQLEDIESYVVDSGILSALCLPPVERVVIVNEQAGTDAESGLIYTVCTEMEVESENKEVYVEGTANSDECVQTQWFGIGGEVKSEMDTVVVTDPVEGTEASESEMADEHQDDQSGTLIIGEDGQVTVLDGVEKKPNRRGRKKKRPADESLEVQGGKDDPEFDVLWERPVRKNRGLKMNRYLSQWRKSGKTQGSNVTKSSSKKFARSQGSTKSNDLDERTCKVCGKVVSRAKFLERHMNRHSEELPYSCPVCKRFYKSLRYLQQHRCPSLAKTKAGGKTKDQEAAADEGEQSSSGVPCEATNEEQPSDNTDQDPDYAPSGERKSSKEAGQKSPEGNKSVIEGPFYCPHCSVEFKCKQTFRFHLRNICYNEQQVDPEKPEDVKHCFRCDECDKAFKYKSTLDSHKQTHNPLYCEVCMKLVRDPEALAMHKESHTPFQCNQCEENFPVFKALHKHYIDVHNPTEPFTCTHCQTTFASLKRFIRHEWKHTGYQPFQCPHCSKRFRSYSDLVEHQKKHTKAYPFLCWECGKKFRHGVTLTRHVERVHHSGEPIAEKPMPTFTCAQCGKTFTSRRCLLKHDNFHHKGLRFPCEHCGKGFFGKDALVRHTLIHTGERPFKCDDCEKSFRSAAELKIHRRYHTGERPFKCNVCEKGFVQSCFLTLHMRTHTGERPYVCTVCNKGFSSLHGLKRHRRLVHA; translated from the exons ATGGACGGAGGTATCACCGAGTTACCGG gtccctctcttcccctctccacTCTGCGCCTCCTCATCCCACCGATTCGGCTGGTCTCTGCAGCAATCTGGCAAACGGTGGAGCAGAAAATTGTGTCGGATTATGGGCTACTCGAGGAGTTTGTATTCATGGTCACAGACATTGTTCCTCAACTGCTGTCGACGAGGCAGCGAGCTGAACTAATTTTGGGCTTACGAGCACGG CTGATCCTGGAGCTGTGTCGCGCTGAGGATACCGCTGACCTCCAGATCATTCAGCCACATCTCGACCGAATGCAGAACCTCAGATCTCTGTGGAACGTGGAG GCTGATAATGCAGAACAAGAAGTGTCTGACACACATTTTATGCGCCTTGTCCAAAATCTGCTGAGAGATCCTGAAGAGAGACGGAACTTTTTCCAG GATGTTTTTCCAGGAGACTTTGGCCCCACATACGACAAAGCAATCCAGACACTGATGTGGCTGTTTCTGTCGAGACTTGAAAAGCTTATTCCCACCCAAACTCTGCAACAG atcGCATCTTTGCTCAGCAACGCCTCGTCTGTCCTGAGCGAATGTATGGAGACGTTTGATCAACCTCAGGAGCTCAAGACTCTGCTGGACACTCAGAAAGACCTCAGTCAGTTGGAAGACATTG AATCATACGTTGTTGACAGTGGCATCCTGTCGGCCCTGTGTCTTCCTCCTGTGGAGAGAGTTGTGATTGTAAATGAACAGGCGGGAACAGATGCAGAGAGTGGACTCATCTATACAGTCTGCACAGAGATGGAGGTGGAGTCTGAGAACAAGGAGGTGTACGTGGAGGGAACCGCGAACTCGGACGAGTGTGTGCAAACCCAGTGGTTTGGTATTGGCGGCGAGGTGAAATCAGAGATGGACACTGTTGTGGTTACAGATCCCGTCGAAGGCACTGAGGCCAGTGAGAGTGAAATGGCTGACGAGCACCAGGACGACCAGTCTGGAACACTGATCATCGGGGAGGACGGACAGGTGACCGTGCTGGATGGTGTGGAGAAGAAGCCAAACAGACGCGGTAGGAAGAAGAAACGTCCCGCAGATGAAAGCTTGGAAGTGCAGGGCGGAAAAGACGATCCAgagtttgatgttttgtggGAAAGACCGGTGCGAAAGAACCGTGGACTCAAGATGAATCGGTACCTGTCGCAGTGGCGAAAGTCAGGAAAGACGCAGGGTAGTAATGTCACTAAAAGCAGCTCTAAAAAGTTTGCCAGATCCCAAGGTTCAACCAAAAGCAACGACTTGGACGAGAGAACATGCAAAGTCTGTGGGAAGGTGGTGAGTCGAGCCAAGTTCTTAGAGCGACACATGAATCGACACTCAGAGGAGCTCCCTTATTCCTGCCCTGTGTGTAAAAGGTTTTATAAGAGCTTGCGTTACTTGCAGCAACACAGATGTCCAAGTTTGGCAAAGACGAAGGCTGGCgggaaaacaaaggatcaaGAGGCCGCTGCAGATGAAGGCGAACAATCGTCCAGCGGGGTTCCTTGTGAGGCAACCAATGAAGAGCAGCCGTCAGACAACACGGATCAGGACCCCGACTACGCCCCTTCAGGAGAGAGGAAGTCCTCCAAAGAGGCAGGACAGAAAAGCCCAGAAGGAAACAAATCTGTGATCGAAGGTCCGTTCTACTGCCCTCACTGCAGCGTCGAGTTCAAATGCAAACAGACGTTTAGGTTCCATCTTAGAAACATCTGCTACAACGAGCAGCAGGTGGATCCTGAGAAGCCTGAGGATGTTAAACATTGTTTCAGGTGTGACGAGTGTGACAAGGCGTTCAAATACAAATCAACGTTGGATTCCCACAAACAGACTCACAACCCGCTCTACTGCGAGGTGTGTATGAAACTGGTACGAGACCCGGAGGCACTGGCAATGCACAAAGAATCCCACACACCATTTCAGTGCAACCAGTGTGAGGAGAACTTCCCTGTGTTCAAGGCACTTCACAAGCACTACATCGACGTCCACAACCCCACCGAGCCTTTTACCTGCACCCACTGTCAGACAACGTTCGCCAGTTTGAAGCGTTTCATCCGACACGAGTGGAAACACACTGGTTACCAGCCGTTCCAGTGTCCTCACTGCAGCAAAAGATTCAGGTCCTACTCCGACCTCGTGGAGCACCAGAAGAAACACACTAAGGCGTATCCGTTCCTCTGCTGGGAGTGCGGCAAGAAGTTCAGGCACGGCGTGACGCTGACGAGGCACGTGGAGCGTGTGCATCACTCCGGCGAACCCATAGCCGAGAAACCCATGCCGACCTTCACCTGCGCCCAGTGCGGGAAGACCTTCACGTCGAGACGGTGCCTTCTGAAACACGACAACTTCCATCACAAAGGGCTGCGTTTCCCATGCGAGCACTGCGGGAAGGGATTCTTCGGCAAGGACGCGTTGGTGAGGCACACTCTGATTCACACGGGCGAGAGGCCTTTCAAGTGCGACGACTGCGAGAAGTCCTTCAGATCCGCCGCAGAGTTGAAGATTCACAGGAGGTACCACACCGGGGAAAGACCGTTCAAGTGCAACGTGTGTGAAAAGGGTTTTGTGCAGTCCTGCTTTCTTACCTTACACATGCGAACCCACACAGGAGAGAGACCATATGTTTGTACGGTGTGTAACAAAGGCTTCTCAAGCCTGCACGGCCTAAAGAGACACAGGAGGCTTGTTCACGCGTAG